The genomic stretch CCATCATGGCGCCGCCGATGGCGCTGATGGTGCCGGCGGACACGATTCGGCCGATGATGCGCGCCCGTTCGTCTTCGGGATAGATTTCCGCGCCGATGAACCGCGCCTGCTCACTGGAACTGCGCGCCATGCCGGCGAAAAAAGACGCGATGCAGAATCCCGCGAAGGAATGGACGGCGACGCTGAGGAAACTGGCCGCGGCGGCGATCAGGGACGACAGGTATCCGGCCGTAAGCCCGGCCCGGCGGCCCAGGCGGTCCATGATCCAGCCGAAGGGGAAGGCGCTGATCGAGCGCGCGAGAAAGGCGATGGTCATGGGCACGCCCGTCATGCGCTCGCTGTCGGACAGCTGCGCCGCCAGGATGGGCACGACGGTGAAAGCCGCGACCTGGGTGGCGCCGAAGAGGGCCTGGGTGACGAAGAGGGTGTGGGTGATCCGGCTGCGGACCGACTGAAGCTGTTCCGGTTCCATTGTGCTCCCGCGGCCCGGTATTCATGCCGTTCTGCCGCTGGTAACTCCTCTCCCGATCAGATGACTTCCAGCTGATCCCGGTCCGGCAGCGCGGGGAAGGGCGCGCTCGGCAGGGTCTGGTACCAGAAGGCCACCGATGCGACATCGTCCTGGAGCGCCTGGTAGGGGCCACCCTCCGCAAAACCGAGCAGTTGCCGCCAGCCCAGCGCCTGGATGGTTACCTTCAGGTCCTCCTCGAACCGCACCGGATCCGACACGTGCCACCGGTACATGCCGAACCGCTGCTGGGACTTGTACATGCCGTCGGGGCGGATGACCTGGGGCATGCCCGCGTAGGGGGTGGTGTACTCCACGTACCGGCCGTCGATATCGAAGTTGTACGAACCGCAGAAGTAGTCCTCGACGCCCGTCCCGCAGATCGTCGGAAACTCGTCGTCGCCGTCGATATAGAACTTGATCTCCCCCTCGCCCCACCATCCGTTGCTGTTGGATCCCCACGCCATGTAGGTACCGACGTAATGGCCGTGCCCCTGTACGCCGTCCAGTATGGTGAACACCTCTTTGTACGGAACGGGGTTCGTCCGCCGGAAGCTCGCGTGGAAATAGCCGATGTCCTCGGGGACCTCGGTCAGCGTGTAGTCGATCTGGTAGTACACGCGCATCTTCTCGTCGGCGATGTTCTCCAGCGTGATGCGGCAACGCTTGCGAAAGGGCATCTCCCAGTAGCAGTTGAACGCGCTGGCCGGGTTTACGCACACGGCCAGCGAGGACACGTGGGCGTATTCACTCCACCCGCACGCGAAGAAATCGCCCATGGGACACTCCACGGAGGGGTACTCCTCGTCATCCCAGTAAATGCGCAGGATGGCGAAGCGCCAGTGGCCGGTTGGCGTCAGCCAGATATGCTGAATGGCACCGGACCCTTCGATATCGGCCATCGTCAGCGTTTCCCCCGCTTCAATGTCGAAGGAAGGGGAGATCTTCCAGCCCTGTCCCAGGTGCCGTGCGTTATGGGCGCCGGTGCCCTCCGTGGCCATGCCGCCCCGGCCCTTTCCGCCGTCCGTGTTTTCCGGCGAGATGGACCGCGTCTTGGCGCGCGACAGGCGAGCCAGGTTTCCCATGTCCATGCCCAGTCCGTTGAACATATGCGCATCTCCTCGTGGTAACTTTTCTTGATAAGGTGATCTCGGCTTCACTATAATACGTTCCGCGATGGCACGCGCACAGGTCTTTTTAGGTGTCCACAACCGACGAGAGCGACGGTGTAATTTGCAACGCGACGTACTCTACTACATCGCCGATCCCATGTGTTCCTGGTGCTGGGGATTCAGTCCGGTGCTGGAGGCGGTCTCCGGAGTGCTCCCGGAGGAAATCCCCATCCGCTACGTCATGGGCGGCCTCGCCCGGGATTCTGCAGCTCCCATGCCGGAGGACACCCGGACCTACGTGCAGTCCCAGTGGCGGCTGGTCGCCGAACGGACGGGCGCGGAATTCAACTGGGACTTCTGGAAGGACTGCGAGCCCAGGAGATCGACGTACCCGGCCTGCCGGGCGGTCATTGCCGCCGGGATGCAGCGGCCGGACGGGACCGG from Gemmatimonadota bacterium encodes the following:
- a CDS encoding DUF2961 domain-containing protein, whose amino-acid sequence is MDMGNLARLSRAKTRSISPENTDGGKGRGGMATEGTGAHNARHLGQGWKISPSFDIEAGETLTMADIEGSGAIQHIWLTPTGHWRFAILRIYWDDEEYPSVECPMGDFFACGWSEYAHVSSLAVCVNPASAFNCYWEMPFRKRCRITLENIADEKMRVYYQIDYTLTEVPEDIGYFHASFRRTNPVPYKEVFTILDGVQGHGHYVGTYMAWGSNSNGWWGEGEIKFYIDGDDEFPTICGTGVEDYFCGSYNFDIDGRYVEYTTPYAGMPQVIRPDGMYKSQQRFGMYRWHVSDPVRFEEDLKVTIQALGWRQLLGFAEGGPYQALQDDVASVAFWYQTLPSAPFPALPDRDQLEVI
- a CDS encoding DsbA family protein, encoding MARAQVFLGVHNRRERRCNLQRDVLYYIADPMCSWCWGFSPVLEAVSGVLPEEIPIRYVMGGLARDSAAPMPEDTRTYVQSQWRLVAERTGAEFNWDFWKDCEPRRSTYPACRAVIAAGMQRPDGTGAMFHAIQRAYYLEARNPSDAETLVQLAGELNLDTQRFSEDLTSARTDELLHEDFALRRSLHADKFPTMILEHDGNQFWLAYGYEEEALVVDLLTSALLS